Proteins co-encoded in one candidate division WOR-3 bacterium genomic window:
- a CDS encoding MFS transporter has protein sequence MAPEFNFNEKMDEVNSRGELKEKRPSFASVLKIRNFLFLSLSGAVSQLGDRFTHMLLITLIELYKPKSSFAYSQASLTFTLPNLLLAPVVGVLVDRWQKQRIMIKAHYLQSLILFSTPFLIHLTKSFFPVFFVLFLFFGIDLFNNSAKPSLIPVVVAKRKLLLANSLDLTFTRLATVLGMVIGGFLIKWTGWRLGFFLNALTHFTAGSLVLGMKLPPSPEVKRSKPLKEEILFGLRDFFYKVKELLSYLLKEKIVLFVIFSIFILAALASFSYAVLIFLIQQVLKLGTSGVGIFAGILAIGMISGSLLMSFLKPSANKKLLIVYSFIPFSLLFFLGGFFIKIWFMVLVGIVAGILFSVITVCQNTILHEEVPEFIRGRIFATKEFFNNLAFLLTVMPIGLLSDLTSYRTMLILSGFFLLFISILGLISLKRWER, from the coding sequence ATGGCGCCGGAATTCAATTTTAATGAGAAAATGGACGAAGTCAATTCCAGAGGCGAATTAAAAGAGAAGAGGCCTTCCTTCGCTTCCGTTCTCAAGATAAGAAACTTTCTCTTCCTCTCCCTTTCCGGTGCCGTCTCCCAACTCGGTGACCGGTTCACCCATATGCTCTTAATCACCCTCATTGAATTATATAAACCAAAGAGTAGTTTCGCCTATTCCCAGGCATCGCTCACCTTCACCCTCCCCAATCTCCTCTTAGCCCCGGTGGTAGGTGTTTTGGTTGACCGATGGCAGAAACAGAGGATAATGATTAAAGCCCACTATCTCCAAAGCCTTATCCTTTTTTCAACTCCTTTTCTCATCCATCTCACCAAAAGTTTCTTCCCGGTCTTTTTCGTCCTCTTCCTCTTCTTCGGCATTGATCTATTTAATAATAGCGCCAAACCTTCCCTCATCCCAGTGGTGGTGGCGAAAAGAAAACTTTTATTAGCCAACTCCTTAGACCTTACCTTTACCCGACTGGCGACAGTTTTGGGAATGGTGATTGGTGGTTTCTTAATCAAATGGACTGGTTGGCGCTTGGGTTTTTTCCTCAACGCCCTAACCCACTTCACCGCCGGCAGTTTAGTCTTAGGGATGAAACTCCCCCCTTCCCCAGAGGTAAAAAGATCTAAACCATTGAAAGAAGAGATTCTCTTCGGTCTTCGGGATTTCTTTTATAAAGTGAAAGAACTCCTTTCTTATCTCTTAAAAGAAAAGATTGTTCTCTTTGTCATCTTCTCCATTTTCATTTTAGCCGCTCTTGCCAGTTTCTCCTATGCGGTTCTCATCTTCCTAATCCAACAGGTCTTAAAATTGGGAACTAGTGGTGTGGGAATTTTTGCTGGTATCTTGGCGATTGGGATGATTAGTGGTAGTCTTTTAATGAGTTTTCTAAAACCATCGGCTAATAAGAAACTCTTAATTGTCTATTCCTTTATCCCCTTCTCCCTTCTATTTTTTCTGGGCGGTTTCTTTATCAAGATTTGGTTTATGGTTCTGGTGGGAATTGTCGCTGGTATCCTCTTTTCCGTAATTACCGTCTGTCAGAATACAATCTTACACGAAGAGGTTCCCGAATTTATCCGGGGAAGAATCTTTGCCACCAAAGAGTTCTTTAATAATTTAGCCTTCCTTTTAACCGTTATGCCGATCGGCCTTTTAAGCGACCTCACCTCCTACCGGACGATGCTTATCTTGTCTGGCTTTTTTCTCCTCTTCATCTCCATTTTAGGCCTCATCTCCTTAAAGCGATGGGAAAGATAA